From the genome of Homalodisca vitripennis isolate AUS2020 chromosome 8, UT_GWSS_2.1, whole genome shotgun sequence, one region includes:
- the LOC124368265 gene encoding uncharacterized protein LOC124368265 produces the protein MSSFSMTTQGLTPALLTRDKLEEMGWETLEHLPYSPDLSPCDYFLECLVVKKVDIFSESVLDDSSVLEHKNKDIEESHNQVIDASGDETEDDEFFVLPSQTVKEFKSNRKDKSNKMADLSLTEDIFDPSVVAKHYKNKDSSTSKLEINSSKDIFELETQGDDFDGVCKSSVGVPEDRNLMDIDTECVFNTEAQLTVRDQNNQDDTSIFEAETQEMGLSQLQIQKAEKSCDIDIFDAESELAECQRELHNKNKEFESSGKENVKNEDKLNDMNKSGTDNVNSSNALEEDEISDLALSAVLSQVNSSLESLKASNNGLKDITKELTQPNADNKDQENGSGSIVAHKEQKSETQPNLLLEKSILEENGRTNMEDEVGFEAETQLNVRLEKPNLDKNGRINVEDDTGFEAETQLNVGLEKPSLDRNGKTNVEDEVGFEAETQLNVRLEKPSLDKNGRLNVEDEVGFEAETQLNVRLEKPSLDRNGKTNVEDDVGFEAETQLNKKPSLDRNGKTNVEDEVGFEAETQLNVRLEKPSLDKNGRLNVEDEVGFEAETQLNVRLEKPSLDRNGKTNVEDEVGFEAETQLNVRLEKPSLDKNGRLNVEDEVGFEAETQPNLKILNPRVRALGDQFKRGEQVLFTGFSNATYEANIKKLGGTVVDSPDNCTVLVTDKVRRTVKFLCVLGQGKPIVDPEWIEKSWRCTCFEDPMNHLLLDVEAQSRFNFDLRLTINEAKKQPMLTGYTVYATPSVKPPPDDIKSIVESCGGEFLPKVPSKWPDQTIVISHPDDKPLWKKLKVKGSTPPIVAAEFLLLGVLQHRIDIQTHKIS, from the exons ATGTCatccttctccatgacaacgcaagGCCTCACACCTGCATTGTTGACAAGGGATAAATTGGAAGAAATGGGCTGGGAAACTCTCGAACACCTTCCTTACAGTCCAGACCTGTCcccttgtgactatttttt agaaTGTTTGGTGGTGAAGAAAGTGGACATATTTTCTGAATCAGTCTTAGATGATTCGTCTGTTCTCGAACACAAGAATAAAGATATTGAAGAAAGTCACAATCAGGTTATTGATGCTTCAGGGGATGAGACTGAGGATGATGAATTCTTTGTGTTACCATCTCAGACAGTCAAAGAATTCAAATCCAACCGGaaagataaaagtaataaaatggcAGATTTAAGTTTAACTGAAGATATTTTTGATCCATCTGTTGTGgctaaacattataaaaacaaagattCCTCTACATCAAAATTGGAAATAAACAGTAGCAAGGATATCTTTGAACTAGAAACACAAGGTgatgactttgatggcgtttgtAAATCCAGTGTTGGAGTCCCCGAGGACAGAAATTTAATGGATATTGATACTGAGTGTGTATTTAATACAGAAGCACAATTAACAGTGAGAGATCAGAACAATCAAGATGACACATCCATTTTTGAGGCGGAAACCCAAGAAATGGGTCTAAGTCAACTGCAAATCCAAAAAGCAGAAAAAAGTTGcgatattgatatttttgatgcAGAATCTGAGTTAGCTGAATGTCAGAGGGAGCTtcacaacaaaaataaagaatttgaaagTTCAGGgaaggaaaatgttaaaaatgaggACAAATTAAATGATATGAACAAAAGTGGAACTGATAACGTAAACTCTTCAAATGCCTTAGAAGAAGATGAGATAAGTGACCTTGCACTTTCAGCTGTCTTATCACAAGTTAACAGTAGTTTGGAATCACTGAAAGCCTCGAATAATGGCTTAAAAGACATAACAAAAGAACTCACACAACCAAATGCAGACAATAAAGATCAAGAAAATGGATCTGGAAGCATTGTTGCTCACAAAGAGCAAAAGT CTGAAACACAACCAAATTTGCTGTTAGAGAAATCCATATTGGAAGAAAATGGAAGAACTAATATGGAAGATGAAGTGGGCTTTGAAGCTGAAACCCAACTGAATGTACGACTAGAGAAACCCAACTTGGATAAAAATGGAAGAATTAATGTGGAAGATGATACGGGCTTTGAAGCTGAAACACAACTGAATGTGGGGCTAGAAAAACCCAGCTTGGATAGAAATGGAAAAACTAATGTTGAAGACGAAGTGGGCTTTGAAGCTGAAACACAACTCAATGTACGACTAGAGAAACCCAGCTTGGATAAAAATGGAAGACTTAATGTAGAAGATGAAGTGGGCTTTGAAGCTGAAACACAACTCAATGTACGATTAGAGAAACCCAGCTTGGATAGAAATGGAAAAACTAATGTGGAAGATGATGTGGGCTTTGAAGCTGAAACACAACTCAAT AAAAAACCCAGCTTGGATAGAAATGGAAAAACTAATGTTGAAGACGAAGTGGGCTTTGAAGCTGAAACACAACTCAATGTACGACTAGAGAAACCCAGCTTGGATAAAAATGGAAGACTTAATGTAGAAGATGAAGTGGGCTTTGAAGCTGAAACACAACTCAATGTACGATTAGAGAAACCCAGCTTGGATAGAAATGGAAAAACTAATGTTGAAGACGAAGTGGGCTTTGAAGCTGAAACACAACTCAATGTACGACTAGAGAAACCCAGCTTGGATAAAAATGGAAGACTTAATGTAGAAGATGAAGTGGGCTTTGAAGCTGAAACACAACCAAATTTAAAGATTCTGAATCCCAG AGTGAGAGCCCTAGGCGATCAGTTTAAAAGAGGCGAACAAGTTTTGTTTACCGGATTTAGCAACGCAACATATGAAgccaacataaaaaaattag GTGGAACTGTGGTTGACTCTCCTGACAACTGCACTGTGCTTGTTACTGACAAAGTGCGTAGAACTGTGAAGTTCCTGTGTGTGCTTGGTCAGGGCAAGCCTATTGTCGACCCCGAGTGGATCGAGAAGTCGTGGCGCTGCACATGCTTTGAAG ACCCTATGAATCATCTGCTATTGGATGTGGAAGCCCAGTCGAGATTCAATTTTGATCTTCGATTAACGATAAATGAAGCAAAGAAGCAGCCAATGTTAACTGGCTATACAGTCTATGCAACGCCCAGCGTTAAACCTCCCCCAGATGACATTAAGA GTATAGTAGAAAGCTGTGGTGGAGAGTTTTTGCCAAAGGTTCCATCCAAGTGGCCGGACCAGACGATTGTCATATCTCATCCTGACGACAAACCTCTGTGGAAGAAGCTTAAAGTGAAGGGATCAACTCCACCAATTGTGGCAGCGGAATTTTTGCTCCTGGGTGTTTTACAACACAGAATAGACATTCAAACTCACAAAATATCTTAA